A single Balaenoptera ricei isolate mBalRic1 chromosome 13, mBalRic1.hap2, whole genome shotgun sequence DNA region contains:
- the RHOB gene encoding rho-related GTP-binding protein RhoB, which yields MAAIRKKLVVVGDGACGKTCLLIVFSKDEFPEVYVPTVFENYVADIEVDGKQVELALWDTAGQEDYDRLRPLSYPDTDVILMCFSVDSPDSLENIPEKWVPEVKHFCPNVPIILVANKKDLRSDEHVRTELARMKQEPVRTDDGRAMAVRIQAYDYLECSAKTKEGVREVFETATRAALQKRYGSQNGCINCCKVL from the coding sequence ATGGCGGCCATCCGCAAGAAGCTGGTGGTGGTGGGCGACGGCGCGTGCGGCAAGACGTGCCTGCTGATCGTGTTCAGTAAGGACGAGTTCCCCGAGGTGTACGTGCCCACCGTCTTCGAGAACTATGTGGCCGACATCGAGGTGGACGGCAAGCAGGTGGAGCTGGCGCTGTGGGACACGGCGGGCCAGGAGGACTATGACCGCCTGCGGCCGCTCTCCTACCCGGACACCGACGTGATCCTCATGTGCTTCTCGGTGGACAGCCCGGATTCGCTGGAGAACATCCCCGAGAAGTGGGTGCCCGAGGTGAAGCACTTCTGCCCCAACGTGCCCATCATCCTGGTGGCCAACAAGAAAGACCTGCGCAGCGACGAGCACGTCCGCACAGAGCTGGCGCGCATGAAGCAGGAACCGGTGCGCACGGATGACGGCCGCGCCATGGCCGTGCGCATCCAAGCCTACGACTACCTCGAGTGCTCGGCCAAGACCAAGGAGGGCGTGCGCGAGGTCTTCGAGACGGCCACGCGCGCCGCGCTGCAGAAGCGCTACGGCTCCCAGAACGGCTGCATCAACTGCTGCAAGGTGCTATGA